A window of the Fusarium poae strain DAOMC 252244 chromosome 3, whole genome shotgun sequence genome harbors these coding sequences:
- a CDS encoding hypothetical protein (BUSCO:34643at5125): MTACKFFQQGNCKFGNRCRNEHINPNDQNRFGALGGGNNQSAAEKYNINADTIEKDLTTEVPQWILSAYAPGRDAPGQLFGGFPREQSFEELRLHFMMGKASGNEQQALNDAQELYANAQQQIQTALRDVKGAVEFMVSAENNHPNRHDICREGTQGAPFGEFLVGKRPKSIIADTGAQSNPFGANNNNNNASPFGGGASTGASAFGQPSALGAKPSAFGAPAFGQPSQPAQGSSAFGQPAQPSAFGQPSQLGQSGSAFGQPAQPSAFGQPSALGAKPSAFGTPAFGQPSQPNAQGSVFGQPSQPNAQGSVFGQPSQPNAQGSAFGQPSQLNAGGSAFGQASQLGAKPNPFGAPSGTNNNSSPFGNAANNNAPAANPFGAPSPATANNQNANPFGANNNNQNNAGASPFGKPSQPAQGTSPFGQPLNAATPAASNPFGASNATPNQNANNPFGQPSQPQANGFSSQNNQPQANNPFGKPSQPAANPFGQPSNPTTPSSNPFASQPLPAGAPSGAPSGNPYPTNSTRQHPPVDSYSSKGMDGRLAMFKGKSVVYKDGKPGIQEFDGSWRRVWFPDGPPGYSADTELPSEKYDDKSKAQWMAFAQTGTFQDGLMPELPPSRECTLWDF, translated from the exons ATGACGGCCTGTAAATTCTTTCAGCAGGGAAACTGCAAGTTTGGCA ATAGGTGTCGTAACGAGCACATCAACCCAAACGATCAAAACCGCTTTGGAGCTCTAGGAGGAGGCAACAACCAGAGCGCAGCTG aaaaatataatatcAATGCCGATACAATCGAAAAAGATTTGACGACAGAGGTACCGCAATGGATCCTTTCAGCCTATGCGCCAGGGAGAGACGCTCCTGGACAGCTTTTTGGCGGGTTCCCACGCGAACAGAGTTTTGAGGAGCTGCGGCTGCACTTTATGATGGGCAAAGCTTCAGGAAACGAGCAGCAAGCT TTGAACGACGCGCAAGAGCTGTACGCGAACGCGCAGCAACAAATACAAACCGCCCTTCGCGATGTCAAAGGAGCTGTCGAGTTTATGGTCAGCGCCGAGAACAACCACCCAAATCGACACGATATTTGCAGAGAGGGAACACAGGGAGCTCCTTTTGGGGAATTTCTTGTCGGAAAACGACCGAAATCTATCATTGCCGACACGGGAGCGCAGTCAAATCCATTCGGAGCgaacaacaataacaacaacgcATCTCCTTTTGGCGGCGGCGCATCGACCGGCGCAAGTGCTTTCGGACAACCCTCTGCTCTGGGTGCGAAACCAAGCGCTTTTGGCGCTCCAGCATTTGGTCAACCGTCACAGCCAGCTCAGGGAAGCTCTGCTTTTGGTCAGCCTGCGCAGCCATCGGCGTTTGGACAGCCCTCACAATTGGGACAGTCTGGATCAGCGTTCGGACAACCCGCTCAACCATCAGCTTTCGGTCAACCCTCAGCACTAGGTGCGAAGCCTAGCGCGTTTGGTACACCAGCGTTCGGACAGCCTTCTCAGCCCAATGCGCAAGGTAGTGTTTTCGGTCAACCGTCACAACCAAATGCACAAGGCAGCGTTTTCGGTCAACCATCGCAGCCGAACGCACAAGGCAGTGCGTTTGGCCAACCGTCACAGCTTAATGCGGGAGGCAGTGCTTTTGGACAAGCCAGCCAGCTTGGTGCAAAGCCAAACCCCTTTGGAGCTCCAAGTGGAACAAACAATAATTCTAGTCCCTTTGGAAACGCTGCCAACAACAATGCCCCTGCAGCAAATCCTTTTGGTGCCCCTAGTCCTGCTACAGCGAACAATCAGAATGCCAACCCCTTTGGAGCGAACAACAATAACCAGAATAATGCTGGAGCGAGTCCGTTCGGGAAGCCTTCTCAACCTGCGCAAGGAACGTCGCCCTTTGGCCAGCCATTAAATGCTGCCACACCAGCAGCATCTAATCCGTTCGGTGCCTCTAATGCTACGCCGAATCAAAACGCGAACAATCCCTTTGGCCAACCCTCGCAACCCCAGGCCAATGGTTTTTCATCACAGAACAACCAACCGCAAGCTAACAATCCATTCGGCAAGCCTTCCCAGCCAGCAGCAAACCCGTTCGGCCAGCCCTCAAACCCTACGACACCGTCCTCGAATCCATTCGCGTCGCAACCGCTGCCAGCAGGCGCTCCCTCAGGGGCTCCCTCAGGGAACCCATATCCAACCAACAGCACCCGACAACACCCGCCAGTCGATAGTTATAGCTCCAAGGGTATGGATGGGCGACTCGCCATGTTCAAGGGCAAATCTGTCGTGTACAAGGATGGTAAGCCCGGAATTCAGGAATTTGATGGATCATGGCGGCGGGTCTGGTTTCCCGATGGACCGCCAGGGTACTCAGCGGACACAGAGTTGCCTTCGGAGAAGTATGATGACAAGTCTAAAGCTCAATGGATGGCTTTCGCGCAGACAGGTACGTTCCAGGACGGCCTGATGCCCGAGTTACCGCCGTCGAGAGAATGTACGTTGTGGGACTTCTAG
- a CDS encoding hypothetical protein (TransMembrane:1 (o6-29i)~BUSCO:15657at5125) → MTVDLTHLWVYLGLLVGGGLLYGFSIVVYRVFFHPLARYPGPFIAKITDGYQLYHAWKGDRQVEFWRMHQKYGPVVRFGPNSICFNSNKALKEIYGFRSNVRKAEFYNAFVHPTANTHNTRDKEVHARKRRVMSQAFSESAMKEMQRYILGNVRTFCEQIGMMEGSGEDTKGWTKPRKMSDWCNYLAMDILGDLCFGKAFHMLESPTNRFALELVEAATTRHLLCGTMPIVNKLNLDKILFPGLAAGRARYMGYSKGQLTERTKLGEENDRRDFFYYLLKARDPETGQGFSTPELWSESNLLIIAGSDTTSTAMAATLFYLVRCPRALKKVTEEIRSKFNDAEEICQGATLASCTYLRACIDEAMRLSPSVGGILPREVLPGGMTIEGRAIPEGTVVGVSHYTIHHNESYYPSPYEYVPERWLVGALNPLTGQNTTEEEVALAASAYCPFSVGPRGCIGKGLAYVEMTNTLARTMYIYDMRKAIGIVDPAEGNPKNEWGRHRPGEMQLVDIFTSAKNGPMIEFRKVDHISS, encoded by the exons ATGACAGTCGATCTAACACATCTGTGGGTATACCTGGGGTTGTTGGTAGGAGGAGGTCTACTCTAT GGCTTCAGTATTGTCGTCTATCGAGTCTTCTTCCACCCTCTAGCCAGGTACCCGGGTCCTTTCATCGCAAAGATCACAGACGGCTACCAGCTCTACCACGCCTGGAAAGGCGACAGACAGGTCGAGTTCTGGCGCATGCACCAAAAATACGGCCCTGTCGTCCGATTCGGCCCCAACTCGATCTGCTTCAACTCCAACAAGGCTCTCAAGGAGATCTACGGCTTCCGATCAAACGTCCGCAAGGCCGAGTTCTACAATGCCTTTGTTCATCCCACTGCCAACACCCACAACACTCGCGACAAGGAGGTCCACGCCCGCAAGCGCCGTGTAATGTCTCAGGCTTTCTCCGAGAGTGCCATGAAGGAGATGCAGCGGTACATCCTCGGCAATGTTCGCACTTTCTGCGAGCAGATTGGTATGATGGAGGGCTCCGGCGAGGACACCAAGGGCTGGACTAAGCCCCGCAAGATGAGCGACTGGTGCAACTACCTTGCTATGGATATTCTTGGTGATTTGTGCTTCGGTAAGGCCTTTCACATGCTGGAGAGTCCAACCAACCGTTTCGCCCTGGAGCTCGTCGAAGCCGCCACTACGCGCCACCTTCTT TGTGGAACTATGCCCATTGTCAACAAGCTGAACCTGGACAAGATCCTCTTCCCCGGACTCGCTGCTGGCCGTGCTCGTTACATGGGTTACAGCAAGGGTCAACTTACTGAGCGCACCAAGCTTGGTGAAGAGAATGACCGTCGCGACTTCTTCTACTACCTCCTCAAGGCTCGCGATCCCGAAACTGGTCAGGGTTTCAGCACTCCTGAGCTTTGGTCTGAGTCTAACCTTCT CATCATCGCCGGTTCCGACACTACTTCCACTGCCATGGCTGCCACCCTATTCTACCTCGTCCGTTGCCCTCGCGCTCTCAAGAAAGTCACCGAAGAAATCCGAAGCAAGTTCAACGACGCCGAGGAAATTTGCCAGGGCGCTACTCTTGCATCTTGCACCTACCTCCGCGCCTGCATTGATGAAGCTATGCGACTGTCCCCATCGGTTGGTGGTATCCTACCCCGTGAGGTTCTCCCTGGAGGAATGACCATCGAGGGCCGTGCCATTCCCGAGGGCACTGTCGTCGGCGTTTCTCACTATACCATCCACCACAACGAGTCCTACTACCCCTCTCCATACGAGTACGTGCCTGAGCGATGGCTCGTGGGTGCCCTCAACCCCCTCACTGGTCAAAACACAACTGAGGAGGAGGTTGCGCTGGCTGCTAGCGCATACTGTCCCTTCAGCGTTGGACCTCGTGGCTGTATCGGCAAGGGTCTTGCCTATGTTGAGATGACCAACACTCTCGCTCGTACAATGTATATCTATGATATGCGCAAGGCTATTGGTATCGTTGATCCTGCTGAGGGCAACCCCAAAAATGAATGGGGTCGACATCGACCTGGTGAGATGCAACTGGTTGATATATTTACCAGTGCTAAGAACGGACCAATGATTGAGTTTCGAAAAGTTGATCACATCTCATCATAA